Proteins from one Impatiens glandulifera chromosome 2, dImpGla2.1, whole genome shotgun sequence genomic window:
- the LOC124927147 gene encoding protein DCL, chloroplastic-like, producing the protein MMSLLPSSISLSNSPHPQFNRRHPPYLYYSLSIGSFPTLFFKLSNFIIKTPSSSSTTGIRCTNEKDSTYRGSSNFLRKPALSESVKQVRPGKDVEEYGDKGEEEEEGWVDWEDQILEDTVPLVGFARMVLHSGKYESGDRLSPEHEKTIVERFLPYHPECDKKIGCGIDYITIGYHPNFESSRCIFIVRKDGEMVDFSYWKCIKGLIRKNYPLYADSFILRHFRNRRNA; encoded by the exons ATGATGTCTTTACTACCTTCTTCAATATCACTATCAAACTCGCCACACCCTCAATTCAATCGACGACATCCTCCCTACCTCTATTACTCATTATCTATTGGATCTTTTCCTACCCTTTTCTTTAAACTTTCCAATTTCATCATCAAGACTCCATCTTCGAGTTCTACAACTGGAATTAGATGCACCAACGAGAAAGATTCTACCTACAGAGGCTCGTCCAATTTTCTGCGGAAACCGGCCTTATCTGAGTCCGTGAAGCAGGTACGTCCAGGCAAGGATGTGGAAGAATATGGTGACAAAGgtgaagaggaggaagaagggtGGGTTGACTGGGAGGACCAGATTCTTGAGGACACTGTCCCCCTTGTTGGTTTTGCTCGAATGGTCCTTCATTCTGGGAA ATATGAAAGTGGCGATAGATTAAGTCCGGAGCATGAGAAAACTATCGTAGAGAGGTTTCTTCCTTATCATCCAGAGTGTGACAAGAAGATTGGATGTGGAATTGACTACATTACG ATTGGATATCATCCAAATTTTGAGAGTTCCAGATGTATATTCATAGTAAGAAAGGATGGAGAGATGGTTGATTTTTCGTATTGGAAGTGTATAAAGGGTTTAATCAGGAAAAACTATCCATTGTATGCAGACAGCTTTATCCTCCGACATTTCAGAAACCGTCGAAATGCCTAA
- the LOC124926524 gene encoding uncharacterized protein At5g39865-like codes for MAASNENSEFFSEKPKTNSSFLNRSLTLHTSSSTKTTHLPNFLDRNGSVKKLHNTSLESMGNSIKGKVKKLCSFFESSTSKPKSDTSISHTDSSSSKSSSLLESKTSIRLPGTEERVVIYFTSLRGIRRTWEDCWAVRMIIKGFRVMVDERDISMDMEYKKELQNLLGLKTVITLPQVFVKGKYIGGVDVIKQLHEVGELAKMLKGIPLRTPGYVCDTCGDVRFIPCSVCNGSRKIFDEDEDQLKRCLDCNENGLIRCPICCSS; via the coding sequence ATGGCTGCTTCTAACGAGAATTCCGAATTCTTTTCTGAGAAACCTAAAACGAATTCATCTTTTCTCAATAGATCACTAACCCTTCACACATCATCATCAACGAAGACGACCCACCTTCCCAATTTCCTCGATCGTAATGGGTCTGTCAAGAAACTGCACAATACGTCGCTTGAATCCATGGGAAATTCAATCAAAGGAAAAGTTAAAAAGCTATGTAGCTTCTTCGAATCATCCACATCAAAACCCAAATCGGATACTTCAATTTCACACACAGActcatcatcatccaagtccTCCTCCTTACTCGAATCGAAGACTTCGATTCGCTTACCTGGCACTGAAGAACGAGTGGTCATCTACTTCACCAGTTTGCGAGGAATTCGAAGGACATGGGAGGATTGTTGGGCTGTGAGGATGATAATTAAAGGTTTCAGGGTCATGGTTGATGAACGTGACATCTCAATGGATATGGAGTATAAGAAAGAGTTACAAAACTTATTAGGTTTGAAGACAGTTATAACTCTGCCTCAGGTTTTCGTAAAGGGGAAATACATTGGAGGTGTTGATGTGATCAAGCAGCTACATGAAGTTGGAGAATTGGCCAAGATGCTTAAAGGAATTCCTCTTCGAACACCGGGGTATGTTTGTGACACTTGTGGGGATGTTAGGTTTATTCCGTGCTCTGTTTGTAATGGAAGTAGGAAGATCtttgatgaagatgaggatCAGTTGAAGAGATGCTTGGACTGTAATGAGAATGGGTTGATTCGATGTCCAATTTGCTGTTCTTCTTGA
- the LOC124926721 gene encoding RNA helicase aquarius: MTKVYGTGVFDFRRHRVAEYPVEQLQQQQIPEKTSDSQTGSNVPSSITLSEIQRDRLTKIAMENWSKADGGEGGSNKPFSPELVNEIYETELVVKSGRNPVPLQRVMILEVSQYLENYLWPNFDPKTASFEHVMSMILMINEKFRENIAAWSCFYSRKDMFKEFLECVLRLKEGRSLSIAEKTNYLLFMINAFQSLEDEIVSQNILRLASLQCWHSLSYGRFQMELCLNRDLMKRWKRTTKKAKEAMKRGEVFDPSTMVEATFVRNLIHEFLEVLDSKVFPNRENGNENDMLDASEFLEAGDACILYCERFMEFLIDLLSQLPTRRFLKPLIADVAVVSKCHLSTLYRHEKGKLFAQLVDLLQFYEGFEIDDRLGRQRTDDEVVQSHYDQFQSFQLLAFKKIPKLRELALANIGSIHKRKDLSKKLSVLSPEELRDLVCCKLKLVSKDDPWSERVDFLIEVMVSFFEKQQSQKEAINALPLYPNEQIMWDESLVPSINYTGEGCLALPKLNLQFLTLHDYLLRNFNLFRLESTYEIREDIQEALPHLLAHINNEGETAFRGWSRMAVPIKQFRIKEVKQPNIGEVKPSSATAEVTFSISSYKSHLRSEWNSLKEHDVLFLLCIRPSFEPLSTEEASNATVPQKLGLQCVRGCEVVEIRDEDGTLMNDFTGRIKRDEWKPPKGDLRTVTVALDTAQYHIDVTDIAENGSDDIYHSFNILMRRKPKENNFKAILESIRDLMNESCIVPDWLHDIFLGYGNPSAAQWTNMPDLLETVDFKDTFLDADHVRESFPHSKVSFTHPDGTENSSPKPPFRIQLPRSLKDVLALPGNEKSALPLANGTVDANSEKEELIVEAYVPPDPGPYPQDQPKQNSVKFTATQVGAIISGIQPGLTMVVGPPGTGKTDTAVQILNVLYHNCPSQRTLIITHSNQALNDLFEKIMERDVPARYLLRLGQGEQELATDLDFSRQGRVNAMLVRRLELLAEVERLARSLQLPADLGYTCETAGYFWLLHVYSRWEQFLAACAGNHEKPTFIQDRFPFKEFFSNAPQPVFTGKSFEKDMRTAKGCFRHLKTMFQELEECRAFELLKSTVDRSNYLMTKQAKIVAMTCTHAALKRKDFLNLGFKYDNLLMEESAQILEIETFIPMLLQRQEDGHARLKRCILIGDHHQLPPVVKNMAFQKYSHMDQSLFTRFVRLGIPYIELNAQGRARPSIARLYNWRYRDLGDLASVKEDIVFHKANGGFSYEYQLVDVPDYNGRGETAPSPWFYQNVGEAEYIVSVYIYMRLLGYPANKISILTTYNGQKLLIRDVISRRCVPYSFIGPPHKVATVDKFQGQQNDIILLSLVRTRFVGHLRDVRRLVVAMSRARLGLYVFCRRSLFEQCYELQPTFQLLLQRPEHLALNLNEPTLFTDRHVDDTGPIHFVSGPEEMENIINFKIYQAQTASHQFSTPIENTSVQELEDGSTMASNSATDDNNLDTAMETEDNSDKNEKVSSEEGLVTIGTGEVTAEEEPNSNDETSNPNSNDETANPNSNDETANIGTNSNEETAMEQ; this comes from the exons ATGACGAAAGTATACGGAACTGGAGTGTTCGACTTCAGACGCCATCGAGTGGCTGAATATCCAGTTGAACAATTGCAGCAACAACAGATACCAGAGAAGACTTCGGATTCGCAAACCGGTTCAAATGTGCCCAGTTCCATAACTCTGAGCGAGATCCAGCGAGACCGCCTCACTAAGATAGCCATGGAGAATTGGTCAAAGGCAGACGGTGGCGAGGGTGGTTCTAATAAGCCTTTTAGCCCAGAACTCGTGAATGAGATCTACGAGACAGAGCTGGTGGTGAAGAGCGGGAGAAATCCTGTGCCGCTGCAAAGGGTGATGATTTTGGAGGTTAGCCAGTATCTTGAAAATTACCTGTGGCCAAACTTCGATCCGAAGACAGCTAGTTTCGAGCATGTCATGTCGATGATTCTCATGATCAATGAGAAG TTTCGGGAGAATATTGCTGCATGGAGTTGTTTCTACAGCAGAAAAGACATGTTCAAAGAGTTTCTTGAATGTGTTCTTCGATTGAAAGAG GGAAGAAGCTTGAGTATTGCAGAGAAGACAAATTACCTGCTTTTCATGATTAATGCCTTTCAG AGTTTAGAAGATGAAATAGTGAGCCAAAATATCTTAAGACTAGCAAGTCTACAATGTTGGCACAGCTTATCCTATGGTCGTTTTCAG ATGGAGCTCTGTCTTAATCGAGATTTAATGAAAAGATGGAAAAGAACAACAAAGAAGGCTAAAGAAGCAATGAAACGTGGAGAAGTATTTGATCCCTCAACTATGGTTGAAGCTACGTTTGTGAGAAATCTTATCCACGAGTTCCTAGAG GTACTTGACTCCAAGGTTTTTCCCAACAGAGAGAATGGGAACGAGAATGATATGCTAGATGCAAGTGAATTTTTAGAAGCTGGTGATGCCTGTATATTATACTGCGAGAGGTTTATGGAGTTTCTTATTGATCTATTAAGTCAACTTCCAACAAGGAG ATTCCTAAAGCCACTTATTGCAGATGTAGCTGTTGTTTCTAAATGTCATTTAAGCACCCTTTATAGACATGAGAAGGGGAAGTTATTTGCCCAGTTGGTTGACTTACTACAATTCTATGAAGGCTTTGAAATTGATGATCGGTTAGGGAGACAAAGAACTGATGACGAGGTTGTCCAATCGCATTACGACCAGTTTCAATCTTTTCAGCTTCTTGCATTTAAGAAGATCCCCAAG TTGCGCGAACTTGCATTGGCTAATATTGGCTCGATACACAAGCGGAAAGATCTGTCAAAGAAACTCTCAGTTCTTTCTCCTGAAGAACTCAGGGATCTAGTCTGCTGTAAG CTCAAATTGGTATCAAAGGATGATCCTTGGTCAGAGAGAGTTGATTTTCTCATTGAAGTAATGGTTTCGTTTTTTGAGAAACAACAATCTCAAAAAGAGGCGATAAATGCCCTTCCTCTTTATCCGAATGAACAGATAATGTGGGATGAAAGTCTTGTTCCTAGTATCAACTACACTGGTGAAGGATGTCTGGCATTGCCTAAGCTTAATTTGCAATTTTTGACTCTTCATGATTATCTGCTCAGGAATTTTAACCTCTTCCGCCTTGAATCAACTTATGAGATACGGGAGGACATTCAAGAAGCTTTGCCTCATCTTCTTGCTCACATTAATAATGAGGGTGAAACTGCCTTCCGTGGTTGGTCAAGAATGGCTGTACCAATCAAACAGTTTAGAATTAAAGAGGTAAAGCAGCCAAATATTGGAGAAGTTAAGCCATCATCTGCGACAGCTGAAGTCACTTTCAGTATTTCTAGTTACAAATCACATTTAAGATCTGAATGGAATTCTCTTAAAGAACACGATGTTCTTTTTCTTCTATGTATACGTCCTTCATTTGAGCCTCTGAGCACGGAGGAAGCTTCTAATGCAACTGTCCCACAGAAGCTTGGTCTTCAATGTGTTCGTGGCTGTGAAGTTGTTGAGATACGCGATGAAGATGGAACTCTAATGAATGATTTCACTGGTAGAATCAAACGGGATGAATGGAAGCCCCCAAAAGGTGATCTGAGAACGGTAACTGTTGCTTTAGATACAGCTCAGTATCATATTGATGTTACTGACATAGCAGAGAATGGTTCAGATGATATCTACCATTCGTTTAATATACTTATGAGGAgaaaacccaaagagaacaatTTTAAAGCGATTCTGGAATCTATAAGGGATCTAATGAATGAGTCATGTATTGTGCCTGATTGGCTGCATgatatatttttgggatatgGCAATCCTTCTGCTGCACAGTGGACTAATATGCCCGATCTTCTTGAGACAGTCGATTTTAAAGATACCTTTCTTGATGCTGATCATGTTAGAGAGAGTTTTCCACATTCTAAG GTTTCCTTTACTCATCCTGATGGAACAGAGAACTCATCACCCAAGCCTCCTTTCCGGATTCAGCTTCCAAGAAGTTTAAAAGATGTTCTTGCTCTTCCTGGAAATGAGAAGTCTGCACTACCTCTAGCTAATGGTACGGTAGATGCCAATTCTGAGAAAGAAGAACTTATTGTTGAGGCATATGTTCCACCTGATCCCGGTCCGTATCCACAAGATCAGCCAAAACAGAATTCTGTTAAATTTACAGCCACACAG GTTGGCGCAATCATATCGGGGATCCAACCAGGTCTGACAATGGTGGTTGGTCCACCTGGAACTGGTAAAACTGATACAGCCGTGCAAATCCTTAATGTCCTCTACCATAATTGCCCATCGCAGAGGACATTGATAATTACTCATTCAAATCAGGCTTTAAATGATCTATTTGAGAAGATTATGGAG AGGGATGTTCCTGCTAGGTACCTTCTTCGCCTTGGTCAAGGTGAACAAGAATTAGCAACTGACCTTGATTTCAGTAGGCAAGGCCGAGTAAATGCAATGCTTGTTCGGAGGCTGGAACTACTTGCTGAAGTTGAAAGGCTGGCAAGGTCTCTTCAATTGCCTGCGGACTTGGGTTACACCTGTGAAACAGCTGGGTACTTTTGGCTGCTTCATGTGTACTCACGCTGGGAGCAATTCCTTGCTGCTTGTGCGGGGAATCATGAGAAGCCCACTTTCATTCAGGATCGTTTTCCGTTTAAGGAATTCTTTTCAAATGCCCCTCAACCTGTCTTTACTGGAAAATCCTTTGAGAAAGACATGCGAACTGCTAAGGGTTGTTTTCGCCATCTCAAGACCATGTTTCAGGAGCTTGAAGAATGTAGGGCATTTGAATTATTGAAGTCAACTGTTGATCGGTCCAACTATCTGATGACCAAACAGGCAAAGATTGTAGCAATGACTTGCACCCATGCTGCTCTGAAGAGGAAGGATTTCCTTAATTTAGGGTTCAAGTATGACAACTTATTGATGGAAGAAAGTGCACAAATCTTGGAGATTGAAACTTTCATCCCGATGTTATTGCAGAGGCAGGAAGATGGTCATGCCAGGCTTAAACGCTGCATATTGATTGGTGATCATCACCAGTTACCTCCTGTGGTAAAGAATATGGCTTTTCAGAAGTATAGCCATATGGATCAAAGTCTATTCACTAGGTTTGTTCGTCTAGGAATCCCATATATTGAGCTAAATGCCCAGGGAAGAGCCAGGCCCAGTATAGCTAGACTTTATAACTGGAGATATAGAGATCTAGGGGATCTTGCATCTGTAAAAGAGGATATTGTTTTTCATAAAGCAAATGGTGGATTCTCATATGAATATCAGTTAGTGGATGTTCCTGATTACAATGGCAGGGGCGAGACTGCCCCTTCTCCATGGTTCTATCAAAATGTTGGAGAGGCTGAGTACATAGTCAGCGTCTACATATACATGCGCTTGTTAGGCTACCCTGCAAACAAGATATCCATCTTAACAACTTATAATGGTCAGAAGCTTCTCATACGTGATGTAATTTCCAGAAGATGTGTTCCTTACAGCTTCATTGGCCCGCCACACAAG GTTGCAACTGTTGATAAGTTCCAGGGGCAGCAGAATGATATAATCTTGCTCTCTCTTGTAAGAACACGATTCGTGGGTCATCTTCGTGATGTTAGAAGATTGGTTGTTGCCATGTCTCGTGCTCGGCTTGGACTTTATGTTTTCTGTCGCCGTTCCCTATTTGAGCAGTGCTACGAACTTCAACccacatttcaacttcttcttcagaGACCTGAGCATCTAGCCTTGAATTTAAATGAACCAACTTTGTTTACAGACCGTCATGTTGACGACACAGGACCAATACATTTTGTTAGTGGGCCTGAAGAGATGGAAAACATAATCAACTTCAAAATATATCAG GCACAGACAGCAAGTCATCAGTTTTCAACTCCCATAGAAAATACATCCGTGCAAGAATTAGAAGATGGAAGTACAATGGCTTCAAACAGTGCAACTGATGACAACAACTTAGATACAGCCATGGAAACAGAAGATAACTcagataaaaatgaaaaagtttcGAGCGAAGAAGGCCTTGTGACAATAGGAACTGGGGAAGTTACTGCAGAAGAGGAGCCAAATTCAAATGATGAAACTTCTAATCCAAATTCAAATGATGAAACTGCTAATCCAAATTCAAATGATGAAACTGCTAATATTGGAACGAATTCAAATGAGGAAACTGCGATGGAGCAATAG